One stretch of Gopherus flavomarginatus isolate rGopFla2 chromosome 2, rGopFla2.mat.asm, whole genome shotgun sequence DNA includes these proteins:
- the SRI gene encoding sorcin isoform X2: MPAYGAAPGGPVFHGQTQDPLYGYFAAVAGQDGQIDADELQRCLTQSGIAGGYKPFNLETCRLMVSMLDRDMSGTLGFNEFKELWAVLNGWRQHFISFDSDRSGTVDPQELQKALTTMGFRLSPQAVTAVAKRYSTHGKITFDDYIACCVKLRALTDSFRRRDTAQQGVVNFQYDDFIQCVMSI; encoded by the exons ATGCCCGCG TATGGAGCTGCTCCAGGAGGACCAGTATTCCATGGTCAGACTCAAGATCCTTTGTATGGTTATTTTGCTGCAGTAGCTGGACAG GATGGACAAATAGATGCTGATGAGCTGCAAAGATGTCTGACCCAGTCAGGCATAGCAGGAGGGTATAAAC CTTTCAACCTAGAGACGTGCAGGCTCATGGTTTCTATGCTGGAT AGAGATATGTCTGGTACATTGGGATTCAAtgaatttaaagagctctgggctgtgtTGAACGGGTGGAGACAACACTTCATAAGTTTTGACAGTGACAGAAGTGGTACAGTGGATCCTCAAGAACTGCAGAAAGCCTTGACAACTATGG GATTTAGGTTGAGCCCACAGGCAGTGACTGCAGTCGCAAAACGATACAGCACCCATGGGAAGATTACATTTGATGATTATATTGCCTGCTGTGTAAAACTCAGAGCTCTCACTG ACAGTTTTCGAAGAAGGGATACAGCCCAGCAGGGTGTTGTGAATTTCCAGTATGATGAT TTCATACAGTGTGTTATGAGCATCTAA
- the SRI gene encoding sorcin isoform X1, whose amino-acid sequence MAYPGHPGAGGGYYQGGYGAAPGGPVFHGQTQDPLYGYFAAVAGQDGQIDADELQRCLTQSGIAGGYKPFNLETCRLMVSMLDRDMSGTLGFNEFKELWAVLNGWRQHFISFDSDRSGTVDPQELQKALTTMGFRLSPQAVTAVAKRYSTHGKITFDDYIACCVKLRALTDSFRRRDTAQQGVVNFQYDDFIQCVMSI is encoded by the exons ATGGCGTATCCTGGGCACCCCGGCGCCGGCGGAGGCTACTACCAGGGCGGG TATGGAGCTGCTCCAGGAGGACCAGTATTCCATGGTCAGACTCAAGATCCTTTGTATGGTTATTTTGCTGCAGTAGCTGGACAG GATGGACAAATAGATGCTGATGAGCTGCAAAGATGTCTGACCCAGTCAGGCATAGCAGGAGGGTATAAAC CTTTCAACCTAGAGACGTGCAGGCTCATGGTTTCTATGCTGGAT AGAGATATGTCTGGTACATTGGGATTCAAtgaatttaaagagctctgggctgtgtTGAACGGGTGGAGACAACACTTCATAAGTTTTGACAGTGACAGAAGTGGTACAGTGGATCCTCAAGAACTGCAGAAAGCCTTGACAACTATGG GATTTAGGTTGAGCCCACAGGCAGTGACTGCAGTCGCAAAACGATACAGCACCCATGGGAAGATTACATTTGATGATTATATTGCCTGCTGTGTAAAACTCAGAGCTCTCACTG ACAGTTTTCGAAGAAGGGATACAGCCCAGCAGGGTGTTGTGAATTTCCAGTATGATGAT TTCATACAGTGTGTTATGAGCATCTAA
- the SRI gene encoding sorcin isoform X3, giving the protein MLWKEIVFLIEQIGLLFCFQKDGQIDADELQRCLTQSGIAGGYKPFNLETCRLMVSMLDRDMSGTLGFNEFKELWAVLNGWRQHFISFDSDRSGTVDPQELQKALTTMGFRLSPQAVTAVAKRYSTHGKITFDDYIACCVKLRALTDSFRRRDTAQQGVVNFQYDDFIQCVMSI; this is encoded by the exons ATGCTTTGGAAGGAAATCGTATTCCTAATTGAGCAGATAg GCCTACTTTTCTGTTTTCAAAAGGATGGACAAATAGATGCTGATGAGCTGCAAAGATGTCTGACCCAGTCAGGCATAGCAGGAGGGTATAAAC CTTTCAACCTAGAGACGTGCAGGCTCATGGTTTCTATGCTGGAT AGAGATATGTCTGGTACATTGGGATTCAAtgaatttaaagagctctgggctgtgtTGAACGGGTGGAGACAACACTTCATAAGTTTTGACAGTGACAGAAGTGGTACAGTGGATCCTCAAGAACTGCAGAAAGCCTTGACAACTATGG GATTTAGGTTGAGCCCACAGGCAGTGACTGCAGTCGCAAAACGATACAGCACCCATGGGAAGATTACATTTGATGATTATATTGCCTGCTGTGTAAAACTCAGAGCTCTCACTG ACAGTTTTCGAAGAAGGGATACAGCCCAGCAGGGTGTTGTGAATTTCCAGTATGATGAT TTCATACAGTGTGTTATGAGCATCTAA